In a genomic window of Tepidamorphus gemmatus:
- the grxD gene encoding Grx4 family monothiol glutaredoxin has protein sequence MTSIRERIDAEVKENPVVLFMKGTPTFPQCGFSGQVVQILDYVGVPYKGINVLDDPELRQGIKDYSNWPTIPQLYVKGEFIGGCDIVREMFQAGELQQLFEERGIAIQTA, from the coding sequence ATGACCAGCATACGCGAACGCATAGATGCCGAGGTCAAGGAAAACCCTGTCGTGCTGTTCATGAAGGGAACGCCGACCTTCCCGCAGTGCGGCTTCTCCGGCCAGGTGGTCCAGATCCTCGATTACGTCGGCGTACCCTACAAGGGCATCAACGTGCTTGACGATCCGGAGCTGCGCCAGGGCATCAAGGACTACTCGAACTGGCCGACGATCCCGCAGCTCTACGTGAAGGGCGAGTTCATCGGCGGTTGCGATATCGTCCGCGAGATGTTCCAGGCTGGCGAGCTTCAGCAGCTGTTCGAGGAGCGCGGCATCGCCATCCAGACGGCATGA
- a CDS encoding BolA family protein yields the protein MPMDAREIEHLIRSHIPDAQVTIRDLAGDGDHYAATVVSEQFRGKSRVQQHQMVYEALRGSMGGALHALALQTSAPDS from the coding sequence ATGCCGATGGATGCACGCGAGATCGAACACCTGATACGCAGCCACATTCCGGATGCGCAGGTAACGATCCGGGATCTGGCCGGCGATGGCGACCACTATGCGGCGACCGTCGTCTCCGAGCAGTTCCGAGGAAAGTCCCGCGTGCAGCAGCATCAGATGGTCTACGAGGCGCTGCGCGGCTCGATGGGCGGGGCGCTGCATGCGCTTGCCTTGCAGACCAGCGCTCCCGACTCCTGA
- the purL gene encoding phosphoribosylformylglycinamidine synthase subunit PurL, giving the protein MTIPNDIRITPELVAEHGLKPDEYQRILDLIGREPTFTELGIFSAMWNEHCSYKSSKIWLRRLPTTGPQVIQGPGENAGVVDIGDGLAVVFKMESHNHPSFIEPYQGAATGVGGILRDVFTMGARPIAALNALRFGDPAHPRTRHLVAGVVAGIGGYGNSFGVPTVGGEVNFHPRYNGNILVNAFAVGIARTDSIFYAAATGVGNPIVYLGSKTGRDGIHGATMASAEFGEDAEAKRPTVQVGDPFSEKLLLEACLELMATDAVIAIQDMGAAGLTCSAVEMGAKGGLGIELDLDNVPCRERGMSAYEMMLSESQERMLMVLRPGKEAVARRIFEKWDLDFAIIGHTTDTRRFVVTHHGEVMANLPIMELGDMAPVYDRPWLPTPPSAPLDPDTIPAPNSLPEAVLKLVGCPDLCSRRWVWEQYDHLILGNTHQRPGGDAAVVRIEDGPKGLALTLDVTPRYCEADPFEGGKQAVAEAWRNLTAVGATPLAITDCLNFGSPERPEIMGQLVGCISGMAEACAALDFPVVSGNVSLYNETSGTAILPTPAIGGVGLLADFERSASIGFKADGETILLVGTTAGHLGQSIYLREVLGREDGPPPPVDLAAERRNGDFVRRLIAEGRVTAVHDCSDGGLVVALAEMALAGNRGAAIYAMAEGIPEHAFLFGEDQARYVIAAAAGALEGIREQAAQLGVPLLQLGTTGGDALTLAGHDPIYLDVLRSCHERWFPAYMAGETVG; this is encoded by the coding sequence GCAGAGCACGGCCTCAAGCCCGACGAGTACCAGCGCATTCTCGACCTGATCGGTCGCGAGCCGACATTCACGGAGCTCGGCATCTTCTCGGCCATGTGGAACGAGCACTGTTCCTACAAGTCCTCCAAGATCTGGCTGAGGAGACTGCCGACGACAGGTCCGCAGGTGATCCAGGGCCCCGGCGAGAACGCGGGCGTGGTCGACATCGGCGACGGGCTGGCCGTGGTCTTCAAGATGGAGAGCCACAACCACCCCTCCTTCATCGAGCCCTACCAGGGCGCGGCGACCGGGGTCGGCGGCATCCTGCGCGATGTCTTCACCATGGGTGCGCGACCGATCGCTGCCCTCAACGCGCTCAGATTCGGCGATCCGGCGCATCCCCGCACCCGCCATCTGGTCGCCGGGGTCGTCGCCGGCATCGGCGGTTACGGCAATTCCTTCGGCGTTCCGACCGTCGGCGGCGAGGTCAATTTCCATCCCCGCTACAACGGCAACATCCTCGTCAACGCCTTCGCTGTGGGCATCGCCCGCACCGACTCGATCTTCTATGCGGCCGCCACCGGCGTCGGCAATCCGATCGTCTATCTCGGCTCCAAGACCGGCCGCGACGGTATCCACGGCGCCACCATGGCATCGGCCGAGTTCGGCGAGGATGCCGAGGCGAAGCGCCCGACCGTGCAGGTCGGCGACCCGTTCTCGGAGAAGCTCCTGCTGGAAGCCTGCCTCGAGCTGATGGCGACCGACGCGGTGATCGCCATCCAGGACATGGGCGCGGCCGGCCTTACCTGTTCCGCGGTCGAGATGGGTGCCAAGGGTGGCCTCGGCATCGAGCTCGACCTCGACAATGTTCCGTGCCGCGAACGCGGGATGAGCGCCTACGAGATGATGCTGTCGGAGAGCCAGGAGCGCATGCTGATGGTTCTGCGCCCCGGCAAGGAAGCCGTCGCCAGACGGATTTTCGAGAAGTGGGACCTCGATTTCGCGATCATCGGCCACACCACCGACACCCGCCGCTTCGTCGTCACCCACCACGGCGAGGTCATGGCCAACCTGCCGATCATGGAGCTGGGCGACATGGCCCCGGTCTACGACCGGCCATGGCTGCCGACTCCGCCCTCAGCGCCGCTCGATCCGGACACCATTCCGGCGCCGAACTCGCTTCCCGAGGCCGTGCTCAAGCTGGTCGGCTGCCCCGATCTCTGCTCTCGGCGCTGGGTGTGGGAGCAATACGATCACCTGATTCTCGGCAACACACACCAGCGCCCGGGCGGCGATGCCGCCGTCGTGCGGATCGAGGATGGGCCCAAGGGGCTGGCGCTTACCCTCGACGTCACTCCGCGCTACTGCGAGGCCGATCCCTTCGAGGGCGGCAAGCAGGCGGTCGCGGAGGCCTGGCGCAACCTCACCGCGGTCGGCGCCACGCCGCTGGCCATCACCGACTGCCTCAACTTCGGCAGCCCCGAGCGGCCCGAGATCATGGGCCAGCTGGTCGGCTGCATCTCGGGCATGGCCGAAGCCTGTGCGGCGCTAGACTTCCCGGTCGTTTCGGGCAATGTCTCGCTCTACAATGAGACCTCCGGCACCGCGATCCTGCCGACGCCGGCGATCGGCGGCGTCGGGCTGCTCGCGGATTTCGAGCGTTCTGCCTCGATCGGCTTCAAGGCCGACGGCGAGACGATCCTGCTCGTCGGCACGACGGCGGGGCATCTTGGCCAGTCGATCTACCTGCGCGAAGTTCTCGGCCGCGAGGACGGCCCGCCGCCGCCGGTCGATCTCGCCGCCGAGCGGCGCAACGGCGATTTCGTGCGCCGACTGATCGCCGAGGGGCGCGTCACTGCCGTCCACGACTGCTCGGACGGCGGTCTGGTGGTGGCGCTGGCCGAGATGGCGCTCGCGGGTAATCGCGGCGCGGCGATCTACGCCATGGCCGAGGGGATTCCCGAGCATGCCTTCCTGTTCGGTGAGGACCAGGCACGCTATGTAATCGCCGCCGCCGCCGGCGCGCTCGAGGGAATCCGCGAGCAGGCGGCCCAGCTAGGCGTCCCGCTCCTGCAGCTCGGCACCACCGGCGGCGACGCGTTGACCTTGGCCGGCCACGACCCAATCTATCTGGATGTGCTGCGCTCTTGCCATGAGCGGTGGTTCCCGGCCTATATGGCAGGTGAGACGGTCGGGTGA